The nucleotide sequence GAACGCCAGCACGGTCAGGGCCAGGAAGACCGACGGCCAGACCAGCGGGGTGGCCGTCTCCCGGACGTACGGCGCCGCCGTGGAGATGTCGATCCCCCAGGAGATGGCGTTGCCGCGCAGGCCGACACCGAGGAACGTCAGGGTCGCCTCGGTGGCGATGTTGACGCCCAGCAGGATGGTGAGCACGACCACGAAGGGCGCGGCGGCGTTCGGCAGGATGTGCCGGAACATCAGCCGGGCGGGACTCGCGCCCAACATCCGGGCCGCCGCCACGTAGTCCTGGCTCTTGGCCGAGATCACCGACGAACGCATGATCCGGGCCCCGGTGGTCCAGGTCAGCACGCCGAGGGTGAAGACCACCGCCCAGAAGCCCGAGTTCTGCGGGTCGGCGGAGAGCCGCCGGGCCAGCACGATCGCCGCGAGCAGGGTGGGGATGCCCAGCACGATGTCGATGCCGCGGGCCAGCAGGGCGTCGATCCAGCCGCCGAAGTAGCCGGCCGCCATCCCGACGACCAGGCCGATCACCCCGGCGATGATGGTCGCGAAGAGCCCGATCAGCACCGAGTTGCGGGCGCCGTGGATGGTCCGGGCGTAGACGTCGCAGCCCTGGAAGTTGTAGCCGAAGATCGCCGAGCCGCTTGGACCCTGGTGCTGCCTCGACAGCGCGCACGAGTCCGGGTCGGCCGAGGTGAACAGGCCCGGGAAGGCCGCCATCACCACGACCAGGACGACCAGGACGGCGGCGGCCCAGAAGATCCAGTTGCGCCGCAGGTCCTCCCAGGCGTCGCCGGTCAGACTGCGCGGCTTCTCCTGGCCGCTCTCCGGCGCCGGCACACCGGCGTCGGCGGGTATCTCCGCCTTGGCGGTGGATTCGATGTTACTCATCGGGCGCCTCGCTCACTCATGCCCGCCACCTCGCTACGCTCCGCGCCGCCATCAGGCACGTCCACGCTGAGCCGACCGGTCCGCTCGTTTCGTTTACTGGTTCGCCCGGTCCGACGACCGGTCCGTTCGGTCCGCCGTCCGGTGCACCGGACGGGTGCACCGGGTCGCTGGTTCCGCTCACTCATAGCGGATCCTCGGGTCGAGTACCGCGTACAGCAGATCGACCACCAGGTTGACCACCAGGAAGACGATCACCAGCATGCTGACGAAGCCGACCACCAGCGGGCCGTCCTCGGTGCGGATGCCACGGAACAGGTTGAACCCCACGCCCGGGATGTTGAACACGCCCTCGGTGACGATCGCCCCGGCCATCAGGTTGCCGAGGTCGACGCCGATCAGCGTGACGACCGGGATCAGCGAGTTGCGCAGTACGTGCACGCCGATCACCCGCCGGTTCGCGAGCCCCTTGGCCCGGGCGGTACGCACGTAGTCCGACCGGAGGTTCTCCGCCACCGACGCCCGGGTCACCCGTAGCTCGGTGGCGATCACCAGGCAGGCCAGCACCACCGCCGGCAGGATCAGTTGATAGAAGCCGGGATCCGCTCCGGCCGTGGCCGGGAACCACTTGAGCTGCACGCCGAAGAGGAGCTGGGCCAGCGGGGCCAGCACCACGATCGGCAGCGAGAGCAGGATCAGCGTGATGACAAGCGTGGTGTTGTCGAAGGCACCGCCGCGCCGGATTCCGGAGACGATGCCGGCGACGACGGCGACAAGCGCCGAGATGATGATCGCGAATACCGCGAGCCGGATCGTCACCGGCCAGGCCTGGGCCATCATCTCGCTGATCTTCCGGTTGGTCAGCGAGATGCCGAAGTCCCCGGTCAGCAGGCCGCGCATGTAGTGGCCATATTGGAGGATGAAGGGATCGTCCAGATGGTACCTTTCGGTGAGCACCTGCCGGACGTTCTCCGTCAGCGGACGCTCACCCGCCAGGGCCTGGAGCGGGTCGTCCTGGTTGGCGAACATCAGCGCGTACACGATGAAGGTGGCCCCGAAGAACGTCAGGACCCCTTGCAGCACGCGCCGCACGAAGTAGCGGAACATATCAGTCCTTAGCGATACGAGCGTCGGCGACTGCCTGGTGGGCAGCGGACCGTGATGCTCACGGTAGCGACCGCAGCCTCACCGGTCCCGGTCACCGGGGCCGGTGAGGCTCGTACGGACGGTCCGACCCGACCCGGGCTGGACCCGGGTCGGCCGGACCGTCCGTCGTGCAGCGATCAGGTCAGCTCGTCGCCTCGATCTTGAGAAGCTCGACCTTCTGGAACTTGTCAAGCTCGACGTTCTTGACCCGCTCCGAGTGGCCGTAGACGTTCTGGCCGAGCCGCAGCGGAATCACCGGCATGTCGCGGGCGAGGATGTCCTCGGCCTGCTGCCAGAGCTTGATGGCCTCGTCCTCGGTCGCGGCGGCCGAACCCTGCTTGACCAGGTTGTCGAACTCCGGGTTGCTGTAACCGTAGTAGTTCGA is from Micromonospora sp. WMMD1102 and encodes:
- a CDS encoding ABC transporter permease; translation: MSNIESTAKAEIPADAGVPAPESGQEKPRSLTGDAWEDLRRNWIFWAAAVLVVLVVVMAAFPGLFTSADPDSCALSRQHQGPSGSAIFGYNFQGCDVYARTIHGARNSVLIGLFATIIAGVIGLVVGMAAGYFGGWIDALLARGIDIVLGIPTLLAAIVLARRLSADPQNSGFWAVVFTLGVLTWTTGARIMRSSVISAKSQDYVAAARMLGASPARLMFRHILPNAAAPFVVVLTILLGVNIATEATLTFLGVGLRGNAISWGIDISTAAPYVRETATPLVWPSVFLALTVLAFIMLGDAIRDAFDPRLR
- a CDS encoding ABC transporter permease, which encodes MFRYFVRRVLQGVLTFFGATFIVYALMFANQDDPLQALAGERPLTENVRQVLTERYHLDDPFILQYGHYMRGLLTGDFGISLTNRKISEMMAQAWPVTIRLAVFAIIISALVAVVAGIVSGIRRGGAFDNTTLVITLILLSLPIVVLAPLAQLLFGVQLKWFPATAGADPGFYQLILPAVVLACLVIATELRVTRASVAENLRSDYVRTARAKGLANRRVIGVHVLRNSLIPVVTLIGVDLGNLMAGAIVTEGVFNIPGVGFNLFRGIRTEDGPLVVGFVSMLVIVFLVVNLVVDLLYAVLDPRIRYE